One Salmo salar chromosome ssa01, Ssal_v3.1, whole genome shotgun sequence DNA window includes the following coding sequences:
- the LOC106565104 gene encoding interphotoreceptor matrix proteoglycan 1 isoform X2: MHLRMGLFLTLFLFTLAAPRIKDLQVQDLFGIRDVKYRHFLESLRPVKHTTNVKMIKDLDRHRTKRSTFFTTGVKICPQEKMKEVISNHRAYYKLRVCQEAIWEAFRIFLDRVPNSEEYKHWTYACQHGSLCLDEVARNFSSTQEHIDMVARRVAEQEKIQKESGEVPTARGTETEKCSKTPSELFSIPNEAEDITEIPNIVPDEAVIEEQIVEFSVTIADPGYSELLLRDPAAPQYHDITRNLHDTMVHVFDKLPGYKDLRVLGFRLVEFRSDDVSVRYAVVFETNGEDHDTESRTTLEPGTGTVVYTNGHRLKDLVSKALSKETSLPVDIQTLSFEPDPTVSLRDELEATTLEILLEEVVGHTEGFLPTVAVGEEFLKAFTDTPEELTVVPLGDSVTVLLTEATTASPATEVTPNTPPEELTESPPSEEVELPPVVATDEMLEVEEPAVDVTEETIEVEEPAVDVTEETIEVEEPAVDVTEETIAVKEPPVGVTEETIEIEATERTLDVEETAVDVTEETIAVKEPPVGVTEETIEIEATERTLDVEETAVDVTEETIEIEATERTLDVEETAVDVTEETIEIEATERTLDVEETAVDVTEETIEIEATERTLDEEETAVDVTEETFKVEEPPVDVTEETIEVEKPAVDVTQETIEIEEPAVDVTEETIEVEEPAVDVTEETIEVEEPAVDVTEEMIAVEEPVDITEETIEVKATEGTLDVEEPAVDVTEETFEVEEPPVDVTEETIEVEATEGTLDVEEPAVDSTEQTIDIEETVDATEDYLWVWPPVTRMVVTEQPTTELITLFPPEEDAEETLPTVEPKEDEGPTTTEAALEEQPDGDNQMITNTASLHVEPASIETFTTATQSPNMPLSEDDVIQAEPEEVPSANIPPGPSEGWDTLQEEEPLETDVDISNDSDMQEDVEKVEDGTEAANTLDEFGSGLEGPFESTAPPALTHMNTPLMASTGKAKEMVVFFSLRVTNMMFSEDLFNKSSPEYRSLENTFLQLVGKHIFVLDIISLHALLSYLYF, from the exons ATGCATTTGAGAATGGGACTGTTCCTCACCCTATTTCTCTTTACCCTTGCAGCCCCTCGAATCAAAG ACCTACAGGTCCAAGATTTGTTTGGAATCCGAGATGTTAAATACAGACACTTCCTAGAGAGTCTAAGACCAGTCAAACACACCACCAATGTCAAAATGATAAAGGACCTGGACAGGCACCGGACAAAGAGGTCGACGTTCTTCACCACGGGGGTGAAAATATGTCCTCAAGAGAAGATGAAGGAGGTAATCTCCAACCATCGGGCCTACTACAAACTTAGAG TTTGTCAGGAAGCGATATGGGAGGCCTTCCGTATCTTCTTGGACAGGGTTCCTAACTCCGAGGAGTACAAACACTGGACCTACGCCTGCCAGCatggctctctctgtctggacGAGGTGGCCAGGAACTTCAGTAGTACCCAGGAACACATTGACATGGTGGCCAGA AGAGTTGCTGAACAGGAGAAGATCCAGAAagaaag CGGTGAAGTACCAACAGCTAGAGGAACTGAGACCGAGAAAT GCTCGAAAACTCCATCAGAACTGTTTAGCATACCGAATGAAGCAGAGGAC ATAACAGAGATTCCAAACATTGTGCCAGATGAGGCGGTTATTGAGGAGCAGATAGTGGAGTTCAGTGTCACCATAGCTGACCCTGGCTACAGTGAACTTCTTCTGAGAGACCCTGCAGCTCCCCAGTACCATGACATCACACGCAATCTCCACGATACG ATGGTTCACGTTTTTGACAAACTTCCTGGGTATAAAGATCTTCGTGTTTTGGGATTTCGGTTGGTTGAATTTAG ATCTGATGATGTGTCAGTCCGCTATGCTGTGGTGTTTGAGACGAATGGAGAAGACCATGACACAGAATCTAGAACCACTCTAGAACCAGGCACAGGGACAGTTGTTTACACAAACGGGCACAGACTGAAGGATCTGGTTTCCAAGGCCTTGAGCAAAGAGACATCCCTGCCTGTGGACATACAAACACTCAGTTTTGAACCTG ATCCCACGGTTTCTCTACGCGATGAGTTGGAAGCGACTACCTTGGAGATCTTGCTAGAGGAGGTTGTTGGGCATACTGAAGGTTTCTTACCAACTGTTGCTGTCGGAGAGGAATTTCTTAAAGCATTTACAGACACACCTGAGGAACTCACTGTTGTGCCTTTAGGTGACTCAGTTACTGTTCTTCTCACTGAGGCTACCACTGCCTCCCCTGCCACTGAAGTAACCCCCAATACCCCCCCAGAGGAACTTACTGAGAGTCCTCCCTCAGAAGAAGTAGAGTTGCCTCCAGTGGTGGCTACAGATGAGATGCTTGAGGTAGAGGAGCCTGCAGTGGATGTTACAGAGGAGACGATTGAGGTAGAGGAGCCTGCAGTGGATGTTACAGAGGAGACGATTGAGGTAGAGGAGCCTGCAGTGGATGTTACAGAGGAGACGATTGCAGTCAAGGAACCTCCAGTGGGTGTTACAGAGGAGACGATTGAGATAGAGGCTACAGAGAGGACGCTTGACGTAGAGGAGACTGCAGTGGATGTTACAGAGGAGACGATTGCGGTCAAGGAACCTCCAGTGGGTGTTACAGAGGAGACGATTGAGATAGAGGCTACAGAGAGGACCCTTGACGTAGAGGAGACTGCAGTGGATGTTACAGAGGAGACGATTGAGATAGAGGCTACAGAGAGGACCCTTGACGTAGAGGAGACTGCAGTGGATGTTACAGAGGAGACGATTGAGATAGAGGCTACAGAGAGGACCCTTGACGTAGAGGAGACTGCAGTGGATGTTACAGAGGAGACGATTGAGATAGAGGCTACAGAGAGGACGCTTGACGAAGAGGAGACTGCAGTGGATGTTACAGAAGAGACATTTAAAGTAGAGGAGCCTCCAGTGGATGTTACAGAGGAGACGATTGAGGTAGAGAAGCCTGCTGTGGATGTTACACAGGAGACGATTGAGATAGAGGAGCCTGCTGTGGATGTTACAGAGGAGACAATTGAGGTAGAGGAACCTGCTGTGGATGTTACAGAGGAGACGATTGAGGTAGAGGAGCCTGCTGTGGATGTTACAGAGGAGATGATTGCAGTAGAGGAGCCGGTGGATATTACAGAGGAGACGATTGAGGTAAAGGCTACAGAGGGGACTCTTGACGTAGAGGAGCCTGCAGTGGATGTTACAGAAGAGACATTTGAGGTGGAGGAGCCTCCAGTGGATGTTACAGAGGAGACGATTGAGGTAGAGGCTACAGAGGGGACGCTTGATGTAGAGGAGCCTGCAGTGGATTCTACAGAGCAGACGATTGATATAGAGGAGACTGTGGATGCGACAGAGGACTACCTTTGGGTTTGGCCACCAGTTACAAGAATGGTTGTTACAGAACAGCCTACCACCGAATTAATTACTCTCTTCCCCCCTGAGGAAGATGCTGAGGAGACCCTCCCAACTGTTGAACCTAAGGAAGATGAAG gaCCCACAACTACTGAGGCGGCTTTAGAGGAGCAACCAGACGGAGACAATCAAATGATCACCAATACAGCATCTCTACACGTAGAACCTGCATCCATCGAAACATTCACCACTGCTACACAATCACCAAACATGCCTTTATCTGAGGATGATGTCATCCAAGCAGAGCCTGAGGAAGTCCCCTCAGCAAATATTCCCCCTGGACCTTCAGAAGGATGGGACACTCTCCAAGAAGAGGAACCACTTGAGACGGATGTGGATATCTCTAATGACTCGGACATGCAGGAGGATGTAGAAAAGGTAGAGGACGGTACAGAAGCCGCCAATACGCTGGACGAGTTTGGCAGTGGATTAGAAGGCCCATTTGAGTCCACTGCACCCCCAGCACTCACACACATGAACACTCCTTTAATGGCCAGTACTGGAAAAGCCAAAGAAATGGTGGTGTTCTTTAGTTTGCGAGTCACTAACATGATGTTTTCAGAGGACCTGTTCAACAAAAGCTCTCCTGAGTACAGGTCATTGGAGAATACCTTTCTTCAGCTGGTAGGTAAACACATATTTGTGCTCGATATTATCTCTCTGCATGCCTTGTTGTCATACCTGTATTTTTAG
- the LOC106565104 gene encoding interphotoreceptor matrix proteoglycan 1 isoform X1: protein MHLRMGLFLTLFLFTLAAPRIKDLQVQDLFGIRDVKYRHFLESLRPVKHTTNVKMIKDLDRHRTKRSTFFTTGVKICPQEKMKEVISNHRAYYKLRVCQEAIWEAFRIFLDRVPNSEEYKHWTYACQHGSLCLDEVARNFSSTQEHIDMVARRVAEQEKIQKESGEVPTARGTETEKCSKTPSELFSIPNEAEDITEIPNIVPDEAVIEEQIVEFSVTIADPGYSELLLRDPAAPQYHDITRNLHDTMVHVFDKLPGYKDLRVLGFRLVEFRSDDVSVRYAVVFETNGEDHDTESRTTLEPGTGTVVYTNGHRLKDLVSKALSKETSLPVDIQTLSFEPDPTVSLRDELEATTLEILLEEVVGHTEGFLPTVAVGEEFLKAFTDTPEELTVVPLGDSVTVLLTEATTASPATEVTPNTPPEELTESPPSEEVELPPVVATDEMLEVEEPAVDVTEETIEVEEPAVDVTEETIEVEEPAVDVTEETIAVKEPPVGVTEETIEIEATERTLDVEETAVDVTEETIAVKEPPVGVTEETIEIEATERTLDVEETAVDVTEETIEIEATERTLDVEETAVDVTEETIEIEATERTLDVEETAVDVTEETIEIEATERTLDEEETAVDVTEETFKVEEPPVDVTEETIEVEKPAVDVTQETIEIEEPAVDVTEETIEVEEPAVDVTEETIEVEEPAVDVTEEMIAVEEPVDITEETIEVKATEGTLDVEEPAVDVTEETFEVEEPPVDVTEETIEVEATEGTLDVEEPAVDSTEQTIDIEETVDATEDYLWVWPPVTRMVVTEQPTTELITLFPPEEDAEETLPTVEPKEDEGPTTTEAALEEQPDGDNQMITNTASLHVEPASIETFTTATQSPNMPLSEDDVIQAEPEEVPSANIPPGPSEGWDTLQEEEPLETDVDISNDSDMQEDVEKVEDGTEAANTLDEFGSGLEGPFESTAPPALTHMNTPLMASTGKAKEMVVFFSLRVTNMMFSEDLFNKSSPEYRSLENTFLQLNQFSEPRDSPNPGASKSGTGRQRTLASIPVLPYWNYFFHVSERAWPTSFLNVLYISQTFIRIYLRICFH, encoded by the exons ATGCATTTGAGAATGGGACTGTTCCTCACCCTATTTCTCTTTACCCTTGCAGCCCCTCGAATCAAAG ACCTACAGGTCCAAGATTTGTTTGGAATCCGAGATGTTAAATACAGACACTTCCTAGAGAGTCTAAGACCAGTCAAACACACCACCAATGTCAAAATGATAAAGGACCTGGACAGGCACCGGACAAAGAGGTCGACGTTCTTCACCACGGGGGTGAAAATATGTCCTCAAGAGAAGATGAAGGAGGTAATCTCCAACCATCGGGCCTACTACAAACTTAGAG TTTGTCAGGAAGCGATATGGGAGGCCTTCCGTATCTTCTTGGACAGGGTTCCTAACTCCGAGGAGTACAAACACTGGACCTACGCCTGCCAGCatggctctctctgtctggacGAGGTGGCCAGGAACTTCAGTAGTACCCAGGAACACATTGACATGGTGGCCAGA AGAGTTGCTGAACAGGAGAAGATCCAGAAagaaag CGGTGAAGTACCAACAGCTAGAGGAACTGAGACCGAGAAAT GCTCGAAAACTCCATCAGAACTGTTTAGCATACCGAATGAAGCAGAGGAC ATAACAGAGATTCCAAACATTGTGCCAGATGAGGCGGTTATTGAGGAGCAGATAGTGGAGTTCAGTGTCACCATAGCTGACCCTGGCTACAGTGAACTTCTTCTGAGAGACCCTGCAGCTCCCCAGTACCATGACATCACACGCAATCTCCACGATACG ATGGTTCACGTTTTTGACAAACTTCCTGGGTATAAAGATCTTCGTGTTTTGGGATTTCGGTTGGTTGAATTTAG ATCTGATGATGTGTCAGTCCGCTATGCTGTGGTGTTTGAGACGAATGGAGAAGACCATGACACAGAATCTAGAACCACTCTAGAACCAGGCACAGGGACAGTTGTTTACACAAACGGGCACAGACTGAAGGATCTGGTTTCCAAGGCCTTGAGCAAAGAGACATCCCTGCCTGTGGACATACAAACACTCAGTTTTGAACCTG ATCCCACGGTTTCTCTACGCGATGAGTTGGAAGCGACTACCTTGGAGATCTTGCTAGAGGAGGTTGTTGGGCATACTGAAGGTTTCTTACCAACTGTTGCTGTCGGAGAGGAATTTCTTAAAGCATTTACAGACACACCTGAGGAACTCACTGTTGTGCCTTTAGGTGACTCAGTTACTGTTCTTCTCACTGAGGCTACCACTGCCTCCCCTGCCACTGAAGTAACCCCCAATACCCCCCCAGAGGAACTTACTGAGAGTCCTCCCTCAGAAGAAGTAGAGTTGCCTCCAGTGGTGGCTACAGATGAGATGCTTGAGGTAGAGGAGCCTGCAGTGGATGTTACAGAGGAGACGATTGAGGTAGAGGAGCCTGCAGTGGATGTTACAGAGGAGACGATTGAGGTAGAGGAGCCTGCAGTGGATGTTACAGAGGAGACGATTGCAGTCAAGGAACCTCCAGTGGGTGTTACAGAGGAGACGATTGAGATAGAGGCTACAGAGAGGACGCTTGACGTAGAGGAGACTGCAGTGGATGTTACAGAGGAGACGATTGCGGTCAAGGAACCTCCAGTGGGTGTTACAGAGGAGACGATTGAGATAGAGGCTACAGAGAGGACCCTTGACGTAGAGGAGACTGCAGTGGATGTTACAGAGGAGACGATTGAGATAGAGGCTACAGAGAGGACCCTTGACGTAGAGGAGACTGCAGTGGATGTTACAGAGGAGACGATTGAGATAGAGGCTACAGAGAGGACCCTTGACGTAGAGGAGACTGCAGTGGATGTTACAGAGGAGACGATTGAGATAGAGGCTACAGAGAGGACGCTTGACGAAGAGGAGACTGCAGTGGATGTTACAGAAGAGACATTTAAAGTAGAGGAGCCTCCAGTGGATGTTACAGAGGAGACGATTGAGGTAGAGAAGCCTGCTGTGGATGTTACACAGGAGACGATTGAGATAGAGGAGCCTGCTGTGGATGTTACAGAGGAGACAATTGAGGTAGAGGAACCTGCTGTGGATGTTACAGAGGAGACGATTGAGGTAGAGGAGCCTGCTGTGGATGTTACAGAGGAGATGATTGCAGTAGAGGAGCCGGTGGATATTACAGAGGAGACGATTGAGGTAAAGGCTACAGAGGGGACTCTTGACGTAGAGGAGCCTGCAGTGGATGTTACAGAAGAGACATTTGAGGTGGAGGAGCCTCCAGTGGATGTTACAGAGGAGACGATTGAGGTAGAGGCTACAGAGGGGACGCTTGATGTAGAGGAGCCTGCAGTGGATTCTACAGAGCAGACGATTGATATAGAGGAGACTGTGGATGCGACAGAGGACTACCTTTGGGTTTGGCCACCAGTTACAAGAATGGTTGTTACAGAACAGCCTACCACCGAATTAATTACTCTCTTCCCCCCTGAGGAAGATGCTGAGGAGACCCTCCCAACTGTTGAACCTAAGGAAGATGAAG gaCCCACAACTACTGAGGCGGCTTTAGAGGAGCAACCAGACGGAGACAATCAAATGATCACCAATACAGCATCTCTACACGTAGAACCTGCATCCATCGAAACATTCACCACTGCTACACAATCACCAAACATGCCTTTATCTGAGGATGATGTCATCCAAGCAGAGCCTGAGGAAGTCCCCTCAGCAAATATTCCCCCTGGACCTTCAGAAGGATGGGACACTCTCCAAGAAGAGGAACCACTTGAGACGGATGTGGATATCTCTAATGACTCGGACATGCAGGAGGATGTAGAAAAGGTAGAGGACGGTACAGAAGCCGCCAATACGCTGGACGAGTTTGGCAGTGGATTAGAAGGCCCATTTGAGTCCACTGCACCCCCAGCACTCACACACATGAACACTCCTTTAATGGCCAGTACTGGAAAAGCCAAAGAAATGGTGGTGTTCTTTAGTTTGCGAGTCACTAACATGATGTTTTCAGAGGACCTGTTCAACAAAAGCTCTCCTGAGTACAGGTCATTGGAGAATACCTTTCTTCAGCTG AACCAGTTCTCTGAGCCCAGAGACTCGCCAAATCCTGGAGCCAGTAAATCTgggactgggagacagaggacGTTAGCTTCAATACCGGTACTTCCATATTGGAACTATTTCTTTCATGTCTCAGAGAGAGCATGGCCTACTTCTTTTCTAAATGTTCTGTACATATCTCAAACATTTATTAGAATCTATCTTAGAATTTGCTTTCATTGA
- the LOC123741612 gene encoding interphotoreceptor matrix proteoglycan 2 has product MKVEKDVPHNLTQAVHCVLEDFCNAASKRLDIEIDSRYLDIEPADQADPCKFLACNEFSQCVVNSWTQEAECLCDPGYSTTDGLPCQSICNLEEEYCFNGGLCDIIQGHGATCRCPVGKYWHYHGERCNELVSLPVDPAIFIACLVGSLTLVCAIIGILVFINKKCFGNRKTVTLVHTIAPYAFENTLRVNPVFENDDGILTQVSSISTPAPSSSGAGSSQTSEQEAFRAIENIHLSIEIPRQLYTTRPDKLVSEMVDFHHCIPHNETWRPPNEYRTCCLLRASENECFEVTVL; this is encoded by the exons ATGAAAGTAGAGAAAGATGTGCCACATAACCTGACACAGGCCGTTCACTGTGTGCTCGAAGACTTCTGCAACGCTGCATCCAAACGACTAGACATTGAGATTGACAGTCGCTACCTGGACATAGAACCTG CTGACCAAGCAGATCCCTGCAAGTTCTTGGCCTGCAATGAGTTCTCCCAATGTGTGGTAAACAGTTGGACCCAGGAGGCTGAGTGTTTGTGTGACCCTGGCTACAGCACTACGGACGGTCTGCCCTGCCAGAGTATTTGTAACTTGGAGGAAGAATACTGCTTCAACGGGGGCCTTTGTGACATCATCCAGGGTCATGGAGCCACCTGCAG ATGTCCTGTAGGGAAATACTGGCACTATCACGGAGAGCGCTGCAATGAGCTGGTGTCGCTGCCTGTAGATCCAGCCATTTTCATAGCCTGCCTGGTGGGAAGCCTCACCTTGGTTTGTGCCATCATAGGCATCTTGGTATTCATAAACAAGAAATGTTTCGGGAACCGAAAGACTGTGACTTTGGT GCATACAATTGCTCCCTATGCCTTTGAGAACACATTGAGAGTGAACCCTGTTTTTGAAAATGACGATGGCATCTTGACTCAAGTATCCAGCATAAGTACACCAGCACCCTCGAGTAGTGGTGCTGGTTCTTCCCAAACATCAGAGCAAGAAGCTTTTCGCGCTATTGAAAATATACATCTAAGTATTGAG ATCCCCAGACAGCTCTACACAACCAGACCCGACAAGCTAGTCTCTGAAATGGTAGATTTCCATCACTGTATACCACACAACGAG ACGTGGCGACCACCAAATGAGTACCGAACCTGTTGCCTGTTAAGGGCATCAGAAAACGAATGCTTTGAGGTAACTGTTCTTTGA